The genomic interval ATGATTGTCggctgtttttttttttttttcccctcttgTCAGTTACCGGCCCCCAACCTCTGTCTCTTTAGTCGAGTTTAACTCACCACATCCAaaatctccttcttgatcgcCCTGTCCGTGTAGTTCCCAAACACGGTTCTGTTGTCCACCACGGATGTAAAGTAAATGAACGGCTTCCCGCTCATGAGCTCCTCCATGTTCACCTGCAAGAACGCCTCAATATGTTCCGCATCGGCGGTTTGCATGCattccaactcctcctgaGGTGACAACCCCCCACAACCGACTTCGGTCGCGACGGCGGTAAAGTTTCCGTGATTGACGTCCTCTGTGCTCGCCCGAGCAAGCGGGAAGATCTCTGTCCCAGAGTCCATGATGACGGCCGAAACCTGGGGGAATGAAGGGTCAAAAGCTGCATATTGGTACCAAGCCGCAGAGATAGCACCGGCTGACTGCCCCCAAAGGGTAATTCTCTCTGGGTCTCCGCCAAAGTAGCTGATGTAGTCTTTGACCCATTGGATGGCCAGCTTTTGATCGAGCAAGCCGGGGTTTTGCTTGGTGCTGTCCCCGGCAAAAGCTGCGGCGTTGGGGAAGCCGAAGATGTTCAAGCGGTAGTTGAAGGTGACTACAATATGCTCTTGTGAATCTTGGACCCAGTTAGCGGGAATTTGATAGGGGACGTCTTGGCCGCCTGCCATGAAGGCACCACCGTGAATGAAGATTATCACTGGGAGCTTTTGGCCCCAAGCCCGAACTGGTGGGGCGTAGACACTGAGAGAGAGGCAGTCTTCGGAGAGAAAGGGAGAGGTCATGTTGAGTCCTTGCAGGTTGTACTGGTTGACGAACTGTGTGAAGATGGTTGGTGGGTCTTCCATGAGAAACTGCATGCATGAGGGACCGAATTGAGTTGCTCTgtatggggaggaggggagggcggagagagGTTCAGGAGGGAGAAAGCGGAGAGATCCCACTGGGGGTTGGGCgaaggggatggagaggaatCGGCGGACACAGGGCGTATCAGGATATGTTGTGCCGATAACGGTACCCAAGGGAGTGTCAACCGTAAGTTcagcggcggcgagggcagAGCAGGAAGACCTTCTGTATCGCGAAAGTATTGGTGGTGAGTGGCCGTCGTTGGCGAGTGTGATGGTGGATAGCGAGGCCCAAGCGAGGGCCCCTAGTATCATTGGGGAGGACTTCATAATCGCGAGGTATCGTTGCTATACTGGGATGATGATCTTTGCCGAGTATTGACCGAGTCCTTGTCTTGCTAGGAACTTGACCTCGCTGGGGAGGCAAAGAAACTCGAGAGGCTGATGTgatcccatcatcccagcTGTGGGGGGGATATTGGACATTTTATCTGTCAGATGTCACCCATTCGGGCCATTGGGCACAACGTCTAACGTCTAACGACAGACGCCGTTTCGCGCCAATTCGAGTCACGCCCCGACGGGCGGCTTTCTTACGATCTCAACGGCGGACTTGAGATGATCGCCATTACGGGAGTGTGACACGGTTGTGGTGCTAGTTCCAAAAAGCTGCGACGCAGACTGAGCCATGTTCTTGGAAGTTAGAGGCCTCGCGACGGCAAGGTGCCGGGTCATTCCCCGTCGTTTGGAGTTATCAACTTCGGACGTCTATTTTTGGTCTGTGCCTGGTGTAGCTTGTCCGCTTTTCTCAAGATGGGAAGATGCGAGCAATTTGTTGCAGCGGTTCGGAACTTCGACGCAACAAGGGTCTCCAATTATTTCCTTGGGACAAGAAGCCTGCATGGACAGATGATGTCAATTAGTCTGGTCGAGCGCGATGTTCAGACAAGACTATACCTGGACCAGTTGCAGCTATCTCCCGCGGAGATATTGGAAAGCTGTATATTGCAAGGTTTCCCTGGGTTAACACCGCCATCTGTCTGCTTGGAAAGGTCAGCCTcgtatgatgatgagggtgcTATTTGAGATCAATTAGAAAGCCCGACAGCCACACAGCAGCCACACAGACctcgaaaagaaaatagGAGGGctgtcatcatcattacAATGCCTTGCACCTCACATCGCTGCtcgtggcagcagcagaaccaACTCGACAAGGGATGCTGAGCCCCGAAGTAACTCTACCTGAAGATTCATCGCAATCCACGCAAATGTGATGGATGTGTTAGCGACGATTGCACCATGAGCCATTAAAAAGTGGACGACGGCACTGGTGCCCGTTGAGCCACCATTGGACCAAAAAACTCCTTTTCCTGCATACCTCGTTGACAAGCAGATGTCTTTTAGCTACCAAACTACGAGGTGTAACAATGGACAATGAACGAAAGAACAGGAGTTGTTGACCGGAGTGGTGGTCGCGGCAACACAGTTTTACGATCGAAGACAAGGCAAAGTTGAAGGAAGGACTTGaaaagatggaggagagaagCGGGTGATTGTCCCATGTCATTGGCGATGGGAATCTCGTCTGTTCAAGTAGCATGTTGACTTTGGTATGACACATGGGTGAGCAGTCTGCAAACTCGCGTGTGAGTCCAAGCTTTGGCAGACACAGCCGGGAGGTGCGTGAGAAGCTGCCCACTATTATGGGATGGATGCAACTGGGAAGATGCGATCTCATGAACAGTTTCCGCCCAGTGCCCGTGTTGTTCGCTTCCAAGCTCACTACGGCCTTTCATGCTACCTTGGCCTCGTGACATAGTTGCGTTGCGTCCCATCACCTCCGAATATCTTCACTTACACATGGTGTTTGCCCTGGACAGCTGCTGCCAGCTGTGGCCACCTCTGCTGTCGGCTGCTGTCAGTCGAGTCATCCGGCGACGTCAATGACgaccacctcatcaccaacactcAAAAAAACAAGACACCCACCATCGTCGATTTCACGGAACTTCAAAACTGCAAATTGAGTGCATTTCTTTCACAATGGCCGAGCAAGCAGAAGATATTGACGACATCGTCGACCACCCCGCTGGGGCAAATTCCTTAGAACACGACGACGAGCCATCATCGgcctcgtcaaagtcaaagaatGCATTTGCCGAACTCATGGCCCCGAAGAGAAAGGCCCCGGCCTCACCAGAACCCGAAAAGCGTCCAAAAGACAAAGCCGCCCGCTGGCGCGGCGCCTTAGTTCAGTatatcaacaacccctcctcctttggcAGCCAAGTACTCCGGGTAACTCCCAACACAGTCCTCATCAAGGACTCGTTCCCCAAAGCCACcgtccatctccttcttctaCCTCGCTCAGAAAagcactccctcctccgtcctAATGAAGCTTTCGCCGACCCTGCCTTTTTGGCCATCGTACGAGAAGAAGCCGCTTCGGCAGCCAAACTCGCCGCAGCCGAGCTAGAAAGATTGCTCGGTTCTTTTTCAGTCTCAAACAAGCCTCGTCTAGAAGCAACAGACTACACCAACCGATCCCCAGGACGGGATTATCTCAAAGAAATCAAGGTCGGGATGCACGCACACCCGAGCATGGATCATCTGCATGTTCACATCATCAGCAAGGACATGCACTCGCCCAAGGTGAAGCACAAGAAGCACTACAATAGTTTCAACACCGAGTTTTTTATTCCCTTGGTGGATTATCCACTGGCAGATGACGACGTCAGGAGGGATGTGGGATTCCAGAACGGGAATCTGAGCAAGGATTTCAAATGCTGGAGGTGCGGGAAGGACTTTGGGAATAAGTTTACGCAGCTGAAGAAGcatctggaggaggagtttgaggagtggaagaaggagtaACGGGCTATTTGTTATGCTTTATGCCAAAGCGGTGAATTCAATCGTGCTGCAAAAGAAGATTCAAAGAGTGTAAAACCATCGCAATGTTGACCAAGAACATGACGGGCCAGGTCTTGGCCAATGTCCCTGCTTTTTGGGCTACTCCAGAATAAACTCAACATccgactcctccccctcctgcaaGTTCCACTGTTTGATCTTTTGAAGTATTTtgtccttcctctccttcctctcggCCTCTTCCTTCGCAACAAGCAACGCCCTgttcctttttctcctcgccctctccttttcatttttcctcctccgcttGGCGATCTCATCCGGCGTAAACCTAGCCCTAcgctccttctcagcctgtTGCACCTTTGCGGCCTTATCTGCcgctttcttttccttgtccTCCGCTATCTGAGCCCGGATGATAGGTCCGTAGCGTCTAGCGGCATCGTCTAACGCCTTTCTCACCTGGGGAGCATGCTCACAGAGGAATTTACGTatttcctcgtcctcgtccccgttggcctcctcgccggACTCACAGTCGATGAGCTCATAGTCGCTAAACTCATCGTCGCTGACTGCAGCTTTGGAGTCATCAACCATTGGGATGTCAATATCCTCGCTGGCCTCTGCCTTGGTGTCATCAGCCATTAAGATCTCAGTCTGCCCGCTGACTTCCGCTACGGTGTCAGCAGTCTTTGCAATGTTAGCCTCTGTGCTGTTGGCGTCTTGACTTTGAAGTGTATTGTTGTCAAGGCCTTTGTTTTTGTCATCCGCATGGGGCCGCATTGTGACTTTTGGAAGATGTCTGCTTGAGGCgacaagaaggaagaagCATGTATATGTCTGCTTCCTGGTGTGAGAAGGGGCGAGCGATGAACACCCGACTGTGCTTTCAGGGCGTTGCTACcgcctacctaggtaccaCTGAATGAAGTAGGTTTCGCCAGTTCTGAACTCGCTCTGGCATGTGACCTATTCTTTTGAGTTTACCACAACAATGGCCCAGAGCTAAACCACGAGGTCCTGAAGAGTTTTTAGAGATCACCAAATTCACAGCTACCTTATGACTGATGACTCCACCACAAACATCCAAACCATATAATGCAGTTTGCCTCAGCACAACTGACTCATTTCTTGATCACCAATCCCTCACCAAAagcccaccccctccaagcaATCCAGACATGACACTCTCCCCAGAAGGCTCAAGCCACACACCCCGAAATCCCCACCAACCGCCCCGGACACTCAACCTGATGATAAACCACATCCCAcccattcaccacccccggcccaattccacctccaacaacaacccccacaacccccggCAACCTCTCACACTCCTGCCtattcctcacccccctgtGCACCCCCCAGTTGTAACCCCCCATACATCCCATTACACCCCCCCTGCCCCAGcggcccccccccctcccggaGTCAAAATAATCATGTCGCCCCTTTTGACATCCCCCCCCGCACCCCCAGGGGTAACAACTTGTACAATCATCGTTTTATTCGCTGCCGCCCCAGTCAACCACCGCAATTGATAGCATTTACAGCAATTAGGATGGTCAGCTGCTTGACTGTCCTGGACCTGGATCGCAAAGCCGTAGGAGAGGTCGTTGGAGATGGGAATGGGCTGGTACGTGTCGCAGAGGtaggcggcggtgttggtgtttaCGCCGGGCTGGCAGCCCGTCACGGCTGAGacgccggcggtggtgggaaggggcTGGTTGGATCTGTTGCAGACGCGGACGGCGCcgcgggtggtgaggagggaggggcggTTGTCGGTGCTGGCGCAGATGGGTTTGCAGCTGGCTGTGGTTAGAAAGTGGTGGGGATAGGGAAGGGgaacggggagggggggtgtacCAGTCCCAGCCTGTGTAGGTCTTCGCTACTGTTTGGGCTTTGACGAGGGCatggtggcggagggtgaggaggcagaggaggtggtggtagagTAGGAGCATTTTATCTCTGTGGGGAGCCCCCGATGCCTAAGCAAAAGGTCGAGGTGAGCAGGGCCAGGGAAGGAGCAGCG from Podospora pseudoanserina strain CBS 124.78 chromosome 6, whole genome shotgun sequence carries:
- a CDS encoding hypothetical protein (EggNog:ENOG503NZN1; COG:G; MEROPS:MER0030934); its protein translation is MKSSPMILGALAWASLSTITLANDGHSPPILSRYRRSSCSALAAAELTVDTPLGTVIGTTYPDTPCVRRFLSIPFAQPPVGSLRFLPPEPLSALPSSPYRATQFGPSCMQFLMEDPPTIFTQFVNQYNLQGLNMTSPFLSEDCLSLSVYAPPVRAWGQKLPVIIFIHGGAFMAGGQDVPYQIPANWVQDSQEHIVVTFNYRLNIFGFPNAAAFAGDSTKQNPGLLDQKLAIQWVKDYISYFGGDPERITLWGQSAGAISAAWYQYAAFDPSFPQVSAVIMDSGTEIFPLARASTEDVNHGNFTAVATEVGCGGLSPQEELECMQTADAEHIEAFLQVNMEELMSGKPFIYFTSVVDNRTVFGNYTDRAIKKEILDVPTIIGTNANDGIPFVPLTAEGVNSTIEALTTAVFFFCPAVQASALRIMAGVPVYRYLYTGNFSNVSPEAFMGAYHSAELPLIFGTHSLLRGLSTPEEEAVSEAMQDAWVALAKGGQAGLEATGWPRYNLDTRLVREFGQFENGTTTEDGRVPLSSVVRDVSLKNMEEMCPPILDAWLV
- the HNT3 gene encoding aprataxin-like protein (EggNog:ENOG503P02Q; COG:S), with the protein product MAEQAEDIDDIVDHPAGANSLEHDDEPSSASSKSKNAFAELMAPKRKAPASPEPEKRPKDKAARWRGALVQYINNPSSFGSQVLRVTPNTVLIKDSFPKATVHLLLLPRSEKHSLLRPNEAFADPAFLAIVREEAASAAKLAAAELERLLGSFSVSNKPRLEATDYTNRSPGRDYLKEIKVGMHAHPSMDHLHVHIISKDMHSPKVKHKKHYNSFNTEFFIPLVDYPLADDDVRRDVGFQNGNLSKDFKCWRCGKDFGNKFTQLKKHLEEEFEEWKKE
- a CDS encoding hypothetical protein (CAZy:GH45; EggNog:ENOG503P08U; COG:O), with translation MLLLYHHLLCLLTLRHHALVKAQTVAKTYTGWDCCKPICASTDNRPSLLTTRGAVRVCNRSNQPLPTTAGVSAVTGCQPGVNTNTAAYLCDTYQPIPISNDLSYGFAIQVQDSQAADHPNCCKCYQLRWLTGAAANKTMIVQVVTPGGAGGDVKRGDMIILTPGGGGAAGAGGV